A stretch of DNA from Mycolicibacterium celeriflavum:
CACCGAAGCCTTGAGCGTCGCCTTCGCCGGTCGCGAGAACGACCTGCGCAGCCTGATCGAGCAGCTCGACATCGCGATCGGCCACCTCGACGACCAGAAGCAGGACATCATTGCCGCGACGGAGAGTCTGAACAATCTGATCGGGCAGTTCGCGGAGCAGAAGCCGGTGGTGGACAAGGCATTACGCACTGTGCCCGATGCCTTGGCCGTGCTACGGGATCAACGGGAGAACCTGGCCGACGCGCTGACCCAGCTCGGCAGGTTCAGCGCGCTGGCCGCCGACTCTGTCGACCAGACCAAGGACGCTTTGGTGCAGGAGCTCAAGGACCTGGGCGTGGTGCTGGAGGAACTGGCCGACGCCGGTCCCGCGTTGACCCGCGCGCTGAGCTTCCTGCCGACCTTTCCGTTCCCCAAGGAGACATTGCTCAACTGGATGCGCGGCGACTACGCGAACCTGACGCTGGTCGTCGACCTGACGTTGAGCCGGATCGATTCCGGCTTCTTCACCGGGTCGCGGTTTGAGTGCAACCTGACCTGGTTGGAGCTGCAGTGGGGCCGAACCATCGGCCAGTTCCCCAGCCCGTGCAACCACAACGTGCCGCCACCAGGCGGCAACCCGTTGGTGGCTCCATACCGCTGGGATCAGGGGCCCTAGCATGCGAATGACACGGCAAATCCTCATTCAGATGGCGATCTTCTCCGTCATCGCGATCACCGCGCTCGTGGTCATGGTCTTCGGGTACATGCGGTTGCCGACGCTGCTCGGCGTCGGGCAGTACCGCGTGACCCTCGAGTTGCCCGAGACCGGCGGGCTGTATCCGAGGGGCAACGTCACCTACCGCGGCGTGCAGGTCGGCGAAATCAAAAGCGTCGAGCTCACCGACACCGGAGTCAAGGCGGTGCTGTCGCTCAACTCCGACATCAGGATCCCCGCCGACCTCGAAGCCGAGGTACACAGCGTGTCCGCCGTCGGCGAGCAGTTCGTCCAGTTGCTCCCGCGCAGCGGAGACGGTCCGGAGTTGCAGGACGGCGACGTGATCCCGGTGGGACGCACGACGATTCCGACCGACATCAACACGGTGCTGGACGATACGGCTCGCGGCCTGCAGGCGATCCCGCAGGAGAACCTGAAGACCGTCGTCGACGAGGCCTACCTCGCGGTCGGCGGACTGGGGCCGGAACTGCGCCGGCTGGTCGCCGGAAGCGCCACGCTGGCCATCGACGCCCGCAAGAATCTCGACCCGCTGACCACACTGATCGACCAGTCCAAGCCGGTGCTGGACACCCAGACCGACACCCGGGGCTCGATCCAGGCGTGGGCCGCGAATCTGGCGAGCATCACCGGTCAGTTGCAGAACCAGGACCCGGCGGTGGCGGGGATCCTCGCCAAGGGGCCGGGGGCTGCCGACGAGGTGCGGGCGTTGTTCGACCGGCTGCAGCCCACGCTGCCGATCGTGCTGGCCAACCTGGTCAGCATCGGGGAGGTCGCCGTCGACTATCACCCCAGCCTCGAGCAGCTGCTGGTGTTGTTGCCCCAGGGCACTGCGGTCACGCAGGCCGTCGGCGTGCACAAGCGCAACACAAAGCAGGATTACGAAGGCGACGCCCTGATCTTCAACCTGAACGCGATCCTGCCCGCGTTCCCGGCGCCGCTGCCGCTGCCACCACAGAATCTGCCGCCGCCGTGCACGACCGGGTTCCTGCCCGCGCAGCAGCAGCGCGTGCCGACCTTCCAGGACTATCCAGACCGGCCGCCGGGCGATCTCTACTGCCGGACGCCGCAGGACGCGCCGTTCAACGTCCGCGGCGCTCGCAACCTGCCGTGCATCACTGTGCCGGGCAAGCGCGCCCCGACGTGGCAGCAGTGCGAGAGCGACGAGCAGTACGTGCCGCTCAACGACGGCTACAACTGGAAGGGCGACCCGAACGCCACCCTGTCCGGGCAGCCCATCCCGCATGTGCCGCCGGATGTACCGGTCGCGATAACGCCTCCACCGCCGGGTACGCCGCCGCTACCCGTCGCGGCCGTTGAATACGACCCGGCGACCGGCAAGTACGTCGGCCCGGACGGGAAGGTGTACACGCAGTCCAATCTGGCGGCCGGCGCGTCGGGGGAGCGGCCGTGGCAATCGATGCTCATCCCGCCGGGGGGCTGAGCGAGCGCTACACGCGGACGCGGCGCCGTTTCGCGAACAGGAACCGACGATAGGGTGTCGGGCACGTAGGTTTGAGCCGACCTGTGTACCCCGACCCAGACCTGGCCCGCGGGCCGTAGAGGAACGTAGATGGCAGACGAGACCACTCCCGCCGAAGAGAAAGCGGGCGAATCGACATCCGAGGTCGATGCCGCAGCGGACGGTGACGAGTCCACCACATCGGTCACTGAACCGGCAGAAGACGCCGGTGACGTCGAGGATTACGACGTCGAGGGCGCCGACGACACCGCGGAAGCCGTCCCCGCCAAACCGCGAATGTCGCATGTCCGGCTGGCGACCATCGCGGGTCTCGTCCTGGTGCTGGCGCTCGGAGGACTGACCGGTTGGCTCGGTTACCGGGCATATGAATCGCGGCAGGCCGAGGACTTGCGGAACCTGTTCCTGCAGGTCGGGCGGCAGGGAGCGTTGAACCTGACGACGATCAGCCACGAGCACGCCGAGGCCGATGTGCAGCGCGTCCTCGATTCGTCGACCGGGACGTTCTATGACGACTTTCAGCAGCGCGCGGCGCCCTTCGTCGAGGTCGTCAAGCAGGCGAAGTCCAAGTCGGTGGGCACGATCTCCGAGGCGGGCCTGGAGTCGTACTCCGAGGACGAGGCGCAGGTGTTGGTGGCGGTGACCGTCAACACGACGAACGCCGGCGCGCCCGAGCAGCAGCCGCGGGCCTGGAGGATGAGGATCTCGGTGCAGAAGACCGGCGACGATGAGGCCAAGGTCTCGAATGTGGAGTTCGTACCGTGAGTAGTAGACACAGGCTGCCCAAACGCGGCAAGAGCGACGACGCCACCGTGGATGATTCGGTCGAGCAGGCTGACGGCCAGCAGACCGAAGCGGTGGAGCTGACCGAGGCAGCCGTCGTGGAGGAATCGAGTCCCGCCGAACCGGTCGCCGCGGAGTCCCCTGCAACGGGTGCCGACTCAGACGCCGAGCCCGATGTCGCAGAGGCCGAAGCGGCAGAAACCCCCGCCCCCGCGGCGGCAGCTCCGAAGCAGAAAATCAACTGGGCGCGCGTCTTTGCATACGGGGTGCTGCCCGCCGTCGCGCTGCTGCTGGCGGGGGCAGCGGCCGGTCTGAAGTGGGTGGACAACTCGGTGCGCAATGCCGAAAACGTCCGCGACGAGACGGTGCAGGTGGCCAAGGACAGCACCATCGCGATGCTCTCGTACAAGCCGGACACCGTCGAACAGCAACTCAACGACGCGCGCTCCCTGCTGACCGGGGAGTTCCAGGAGTCCTACACAGGACTGATCAACGACGTGGTGATCCCCGGCGCGAAACAGAAGCAGATCTCCGCGGTGGCGTCGGTGCCGGCGGCGGCGTCGGTGTCGGCCGACCCCGACGAGGCGGTGGTGCTGGTGTTCGTCAACCAGACCGTGGTGGTCGGCCAGGATCCTCCCACCGACAGCGCCTCGAGTGTGCGCGTGACGTTGGAGAAGGTCGACGGCCGCTGGCTCATCTCTAAGTTCGACCCGGTATAGGAACCTTCGTGGCCGAACCCGAACTCATCGACGTCGAGGCCCCGGGTGTGCGGCTTCGCGCGCTGAGCTGGGGCGCCGCTGATGCGCCGATTGCGTTGTGCCTGCACGGCTTTCCCGACACCGCGTACGGCTGGCGCAAGGTGGCGCCGCTGCTGGCCGACGCCGGGTGGCGGGTGGTCGCGCCGTTCATGCGCGGCTATGCGCCGTCATCGATCGCGTCGGACGGCAGCTACCACGTCGGGGCGCTGATGGACGACGCGCTGCGGGTGCTCGACGCGGCCGGACCGACGGGCCGTGACGTGCTCATCGGACATGACTGGGGCGCGATCGCGGGCACGGGCCTCGCCGCGATGCCCTCCACCCCGTTCTCGAAAGCCGTGATCATGTCGGTGCCGTTCGCCGCGGCGTTCCGGCCGTTGGGCCGGGTGCCGGACGGTATGCGACTGGCCGCCCAACTGCCGCGTCAGCTGCTGCGCAGTTGGTACATCATGTACTTCCAATTGCCGGGGCTGCCGGAGCGGTCCGCGTCCTGGGTGGTGCCCCGGTTGTGGCGGCAATGGTCGCCGGGATACGACGCCGCCGAGGACGTCGCTCATGTGCGCGACGCGATCGGGGCGCCGGAGAACTGGCGCGCCGCGCTGGGCTACGACCGGGTCACCGTGCGCAACACAAAGCCGCCCGCGCAATACGCCGAACTGCATCGGCATTGGCTGTCCGCGCCGCAGCTGCCGACGCTGTATTTGCACGGCACAGAGGATGGTTGTGCCTCAGCAGATTACGTGCGGTGGGTGCAGCCCGTACTGCCGGAGGGAAGCCGGGTGGCGACCGTCGAACGGGCCGGGCACTTCCTGCAGTTGGAACAGTCGCAGGCAGTGGCCGGACACATCATCGACTTCATCGGACCGACCCAGGGGTTATGACGGCACGTCGACTCGCTGCGGTTGATGCGCAGACGTATTGGATGTCGGCGAAGGTCCCGAGCGACCAGTTTCTGCTCTACGGCTTTGCGGGGACCGTCCCCGACCTTGCTGCGGCGGTGGCCCGATTCGGTGACCGGGCGCGTGGTTGCCCGGAGCTGCGACTGCGGGTGCGCGACGGCGGTCCGCTGACCTATCCGCAGTGGGTGGCTGCTGACGTGTTGGCGAACCAGTTCGTGATGCACGCCGCAGGCAGCAGTTGGGCGGAATGCCTTGCGACAGTTGCCGGATTCGGCTCTGACCAACTCGACCCGCGGGTTGCCGCGTGGCGACTGCATGTGTTTCCGGCCGTCGATGGCGTGCCCGGCTCAGGGCTCGGCACGGTCGCGGTGGTACAGGTCGCGCACGCGTTGGGAGACGGCGTCCGGTCGTCGGCCTTGGCGGCGTGGTTGTTCGGGCGGGATGCTCGGGTGTCGGCGGTCGACGGCCGGCCGCCGTTCTTAGGCCTCACGCTGCCGTGGCGGAGCTACCGCGCTGCCCGCGCGCACCGTCAGCTGCTGCGCGATACCGATGCCGGATTGGTTCCGCCGCAAGCTGGTTCGTGCCCGGCGTTGCGGAGCAATTCTCAGCCCGAAGGTATGCGTGGTGTCCGCACCCTGCTCAGGAAGCGGTCGCAGCTCGCGGGTCCGACGGTGACCGTGAGGGTGCTGGCCGCGGTGTCGACGGCGCTGGCCGCTCATCTGCGGGAGCTCGGCGACGATCCGTCGCAATTACGCGCTGAGGTGCCGATGGCCAAGCCCGGTGAGCGGATCTCGCACAACCATTTCGGCAACGTCGGCGTCGGCCTGTATCCGGATCTCTCCACGGACGAGCGAATGGCTCGCATCGCTGAAGACCTGGAGCAGCGACGCCGGCGGGCAGCCCATCCGGCGATGCTCGAAGCCGACCGGGCGTCTAGGGCGGTGCCCGCACCGCTACTGCGTTGGGGCGTCGGGCGTTTCGACCCGACGCTGCGCTCACCGACGGTCACGGGAAACACCGTGGTGTCGAGCGTCAACCGCGGCCCGGCCGACCTGCACTTCGGCGGTATACCCGTCGTGATGACTGCCGGTTACCCCAGCCTGTCGCCGATGATGGGCTTGACGCACGGTGTCCACGGCATCGGCGAAACCATTGCGATCAGCGTCCACGCCGCGGAGTCCGCGATCGGTGACATCGACGCGTATGTCGAGAGATTGGATGCGGCGTTGACCGCTGACCGCCCTTAGAAGGGTGGGGGTTTGTTGCGTTCGTCGACGTAGGGTTGGTTGGCGCGGCGTTCGTCTTCGATGGCTCTGGCGTGGTTCTGAGCTCGGGTTCGCTTGCGGCGGGGCATCTTCAGCGAGCGGGCAGCATCGTCGAGGTGGTCGTCGGGGGACCGGTTCACCACGACGGGTGCGGTGGGCCGGCACAGCGTCGGGAAAAGCAGCTCGCTGCCGGGGCGGGTGGTGTAGGCCTGACCCGACGGGGCGACCCACTCGACGGTGCCGTCGGGATGCTGCACATCGCGCCAGCCCCAAAACGTCTTGAGCAAGTGGTGTTTTCGGCATAAACATTTGAGGTTGGACGCCTGGGTCGGCCCGTGCGGATAGGCGATCGTATGGTCAAGATCGCAATGATCGGCTGGCTCATCACAGCCTGGGAACCGGCACGTCAAGTCACGGCATCGCACGAACCACGCCAACGCCGCCGACGGGGTGTAGCGCCGTTCGGGCGGGCTGTCGCCGGGATGGTGGATGTATTGAATCTTGGCGGTGCCGGCCAGTTTCGACGCCAGCATAGGAGCGGGCAGCATTCCCCCGCCCATCAGATAAGCCGGGTCGGTGGCGGCCGGGCTCATCGGTTCGTCCTGCGGGCGCAGCGCTTCACCGTCCAAGTGCGCCGGGGTGGCATCGGTCAATGACTCCTCGCGAGCCACCACATGAACCACCACCGCACTCGTGGTCGCAACGGCGGCCTCACAGTCCTCACTGCCGCAAGCACACTGCAGACGGTCCGCGCCGCGGCCCCACGCGCCCAGCGCATCGGAACGGCGCTGTTCGACCGTGCGGGGATCACCGTCGCAGACCGCGGCGGCCATCGCGTCGAGGCGCTGATCCAAGGCGTCAGCGTCGGTGGCGAGCAACGATCCCTGGATCGAGGCGGTGCCGGATCCGTCGTTGGGGTCGTAGATATCGACGTAGCGGTCGCGAGCATGAGATTCGCTGCGCCGCACCGCGGCCGGGTCGTAGCGATCCACCCAGTAGTCGACCGAGGTCTGAACTTTGCTCTTCGACAACGTGGTCCACCCCGCGATCTGGGCGGCGACCTCGGTGTCGATCTTGGCCATCGCGTCGGGGTCGCGTACGAGCCGGGTGCGCGCGACCACGACCTCGACGAGGCGATAGGAGATGGCGCCGGCGGCGAACACCTCGGCCACCCGCGGCAGCCGATCCCGTAACTGCAAGCCCACAAACAACTGGTGCGAAGCTACGCCCAACGACACGTTCTGCGCGGCGCCGACCTCGGCGGCGGCGGCATCCCAGTTGTCGATACACCACTGCTCCCGATCGGCCGAACCATCGGCGGCAATCAGCCGGTCCAGAATCTCGACGCCGGCCGACAGCCGTCGCGCGCAGGCGGCGTTCTCCACCCGCGCCCACCCGCCCACCTCGGCGGCGGCATCGCGAGCGGTCACCGCCGCGTCGACTAGACATTCGAACATATGAGCGAAGCTACCCGGTGCTGGCGACGCGGCAGCGCAACCGACGCCGGAAGCTGCAAGGCTGTGGATGAATTGCCACTTGGGGATAACCCGTCATGCGGAGATGGGGGCTGGGCAGCGACTTAACACATGGCCTAGATTTTGTAGCTATGACTGCCTACGACGTCGGAGTGCTGATTCTGCGGGTGGTGCTCGGCCTGACCATGGCCGCCCACGGCTACAACAAGTTCTTCGGGCCCGGCGGGCTCAAGGGCACCGCCGGCTGGTTCGACAGTATGGGGATGAAGCCGGGCATGTTTCACGCCCGGGTGGCCGCGACGACCGAGATGGCCGCCGGCATCGGTCTCGCGGTAGGCCTGCTCACGCCGATTCCGGCCGCGGGCTTCGTCGCGCTGATGCTTGTCGCGGCGTGGACCGTGCACCGGCCGAACGGCTTCTTCATCGTCAAGGAGGGCTGGGAGTACAACTTGGTGCTCGCGGCCGCAGCCGTCAGCATCGCCACGATCGGCGCCGGCAAGATCAGCCTGGACCATCTGCTGTTCAGTGAGACCGGCTTCTACGACCTGCTGCACGGCTGGTGGGGTCTGGTCATCTCGTTGGGCCTCGGCCTTCTCGGCGGCATCGGTCAGCTGGCGATCTTCTACCGGCCGCCGGCCAAGGCCGACGCCTGACCGCTGCGACCCCGAACTACACCTCCCTAGCTAGAACACGTTCTAATCTGTGATGCCATGGGATTCTTGAAGCAGGAAGCGCCCGTCGTCGACTTCGAGCAATGGAGCAAGGGCACTCGCGCCGAGAAGATCGTGCCGATGGCCCGGCACTGGGCCGAGGTGGGGTTCGGGACGCCGGTCGTCCTGCACCTGTTCTACGTCGTCAAAATCCTGCTCTACATCCTGGGTGCATGGCTGGTGGTACTCACCACCACCGGGATCGACGGATTCACCAACGTCACCTCCTGGTATGACGAGCCGATCGTGTTCGAGAAGGTCGTGCTGTACACCATGCTGTTCGAGGTCGTCGGCCTCGGTTGCGGCTTCGGCCCGCTCAACAACCGGTTCTTCCCGCCGATGGGCTCGATCCTGTACTGGTTGCGGCCGAACACGATCCGGCTGCCACCGTGGCCGACCCGCATCCCGCTGACCAGAGGGGACACCCGCACACCGTTCGACGCGCTGCTGTACGGCGCGCTCCTGGTGCTGCTCGTCGTGGCGTTGTTCTCCGACGGCACCGGCCCGATACCCGAACTCGGCACGACGGTCGGTGTGCTGCCGGTATGGCAGGTCGGGGCGATCCTCGGTGTCCTCGCCGTGCTGGGCCTGCGCGACAAGGTGATCTTCCTTGCCGCTCGTGGCGAGGTCTACGCGAGTCTGGCGGCGTGCTTTTTGTTCGCGGGGCCCGACATCATCGTCGCGGCCAAGCTCGTGTGCCTGACGATTTGGCTCGGCGCCGCGACGTCGAAGCTCAACAAGCATTTTCCGTTCGTCATCTCGACGATGATGAGCAACAATCCGGTCTTCCGGCCGAAGTGGATCAAACGCAAGTTCTTCGAGCACTTCCCGGACGATCTGCGGCCGGGCCCGCTGTCACGTTGGCTGGCCCATTTCAGCACGGCGATCGAAGGACTGGTCCCGCTGGTGCTGTTCTTCTCCAACGGCGGCTGGCCCACGTACATCGCCGCGTTCGTGATGCTGGTGTTCCACTTCGGCATCCTGTCCTCGATCCCGATGGGTGTGCCGCTGGAGTGGAACGTCTTCATGATGTTCGCGGTGCTGGCGTTGTTCGTCGGGCAGTCCGACATCGGTCTCGGCGATCTGCAGAGCCCGTGGCCGATCGTGTTGTTCGCGATCGTCGCGGGCACCGTGGTGTTGGGAAACCTGTTCCCCCGCAAGGTGTCCTTCCTGCCCGGGATGCGCTACTACGCGGGCAACTGGGACACCGGGCTGTGGTGCGTCAAACCGTCGGCCTCGGCGAAGATCGAGCAGAACGTCGTCTCGATCGCGAGCATGCCGCAGGCGCAGATGGAGCGGTACTACGGCAGCCCGGAAACCGCGCAGATGTACCTGTATATGGGATATGCGTTCCGCGCCTTCAACACTCACGGCCGTGCCATGTTCACGCTCGCGCACCGCGCGATGGCGGGCCACAACGAGGACGACTACGTGCTCACCGACGGCGAGCGCATTTGCAGCACCGCGATCGGCTGGAACTTCGGCGACGGTCACATGCACAACGAACAGTTGATCGCGGCGTTGCAGAAGCGCTGCCAGTTCGAACCCGGTGAAGTACGGGTGGTGCTCATTGACGGCCAGCCGATACACCGGCAGCGCCAGCAGTACCGGTTGGTCGACGCCGCCACCGGCGAGTTCGAGCGCGGCCACATCCAGGTCGCCGACATGGTGACGCGTCAGCCTTGGGACGACACCGTGCCGGTTCACGTG
This window harbors:
- a CDS encoding HNH endonuclease signature motif containing protein, which produces MFECLVDAAVTARDAAAEVGGWARVENAACARRLSAGVEILDRLIAADGSADREQWCIDNWDAAAAEVGAAQNVSLGVASHQLFVGLQLRDRLPRVAEVFAAGAISYRLVEVVVARTRLVRDPDAMAKIDTEVAAQIAGWTTLSKSKVQTSVDYWVDRYDPAAVRRSESHARDRYVDIYDPNDGSGTASIQGSLLATDADALDQRLDAMAAAVCDGDPRTVEQRRSDALGAWGRGADRLQCACGSEDCEAAVATTSAVVVHVVAREESLTDATPAHLDGEALRPQDEPMSPAATDPAYLMGGGMLPAPMLASKLAGTAKIQYIHHPGDSPPERRYTPSAALAWFVRCRDLTCRFPGCDEPADHCDLDHTIAYPHGPTQASNLKCLCRKHHLLKTFWGWRDVQHPDGTVEWVAPSGQAYTTRPGSELLFPTLCRPTAPVVVNRSPDDHLDDAARSLKMPRRKRTRAQNHARAIEDERRANQPYVDERNKPPPF
- a CDS encoding DoxX family protein; protein product: MTAYDVGVLILRVVLGLTMAAHGYNKFFGPGGLKGTAGWFDSMGMKPGMFHARVAATTEMAAGIGLAVGLLTPIPAAGFVALMLVAAWTVHRPNGFFIVKEGWEYNLVLAAAAVSIATIGAGKISLDHLLFSETGFYDLLHGWWGLVISLGLGLLGGIGQLAIFYRPPAKADA
- a CDS encoding alpha/beta fold hydrolase; translation: MAEPELIDVEAPGVRLRALSWGAADAPIALCLHGFPDTAYGWRKVAPLLADAGWRVVAPFMRGYAPSSIASDGSYHVGALMDDALRVLDAAGPTGRDVLIGHDWGAIAGTGLAAMPSTPFSKAVIMSVPFAAAFRPLGRVPDGMRLAAQLPRQLLRSWYIMYFQLPGLPERSASWVVPRLWRQWSPGYDAAEDVAHVRDAIGAPENWRAALGYDRVTVRNTKPPAQYAELHRHWLSAPQLPTLYLHGTEDGCASADYVRWVQPVLPEGSRVATVERAGHFLQLEQSQAVAGHIIDFIGPTQGL
- a CDS encoding MCE family protein; the protein is MRMTRQILIQMAIFSVIAITALVVMVFGYMRLPTLLGVGQYRVTLELPETGGLYPRGNVTYRGVQVGEIKSVELTDTGVKAVLSLNSDIRIPADLEAEVHSVSAVGEQFVQLLPRSGDGPELQDGDVIPVGRTTIPTDINTVLDDTARGLQAIPQENLKTVVDEAYLAVGGLGPELRRLVAGSATLAIDARKNLDPLTTLIDQSKPVLDTQTDTRGSIQAWAANLASITGQLQNQDPAVAGILAKGPGAADEVRALFDRLQPTLPIVLANLVSIGEVAVDYHPSLEQLLVLLPQGTAVTQAVGVHKRNTKQDYEGDALIFNLNAILPAFPAPLPLPPQNLPPPCTTGFLPAQQQRVPTFQDYPDRPPGDLYCRTPQDAPFNVRGARNLPCITVPGKRAPTWQQCESDEQYVPLNDGYNWKGDPNATLSGQPIPHVPPDVPVAITPPPPGTPPLPVAAVEYDPATGKYVGPDGKVYTQSNLAAGASGERPWQSMLIPPGG
- a CDS encoding MCE family protein; this translates as MRRRVFRRVAVVVVTAGLLSGCSDWQGLNSLPLPGGEGTGPNAFTVQAQMPDVDNIEPNSRVRVADVNVGHVTKIERQDWHALVTMKLNGDVELPANATAKLGLTSLLGSLHIELAPPTDVPPEGKLKEGSLIPLASSSSYPSTEQALAAVALLLNGGGIGNIHDITEALSVAFAGRENDLRSLIEQLDIAIGHLDDQKQDIIAATESLNNLIGQFAEQKPVVDKALRTVPDALAVLRDQRENLADALTQLGRFSALAADSVDQTKDALVQELKDLGVVLEELADAGPALTRALSFLPTFPFPKETLLNWMRGDYANLTLVVDLTLSRIDSGFFTGSRFECNLTWLELQWGRTIGQFPSPCNHNVPPPGGNPLVAPYRWDQGP
- a CDS encoding DUF3556 domain-containing protein — its product is MGFLKQEAPVVDFEQWSKGTRAEKIVPMARHWAEVGFGTPVVLHLFYVVKILLYILGAWLVVLTTTGIDGFTNVTSWYDEPIVFEKVVLYTMLFEVVGLGCGFGPLNNRFFPPMGSILYWLRPNTIRLPPWPTRIPLTRGDTRTPFDALLYGALLVLLVVALFSDGTGPIPELGTTVGVLPVWQVGAILGVLAVLGLRDKVIFLAARGEVYASLAACFLFAGPDIIVAAKLVCLTIWLGAATSKLNKHFPFVISTMMSNNPVFRPKWIKRKFFEHFPDDLRPGPLSRWLAHFSTAIEGLVPLVLFFSNGGWPTYIAAFVMLVFHFGILSSIPMGVPLEWNVFMMFAVLALFVGQSDIGLGDLQSPWPIVLFAIVAGTVVLGNLFPRKVSFLPGMRYYAGNWDTGLWCVKPSASAKIEQNVVSIASMPQAQMERYYGSPETAQMYLYMGYAFRAFNTHGRAMFTLAHRAMAGHNEDDYVLTDGERICSTAIGWNFGDGHMHNEQLIAALQKRCQFEPGEVRVVLIDGQPIHRQRQQYRLVDAATGEFERGHIQVADMVTRQPWDDTVPVHVTWQKETTSSP
- a CDS encoding Mce protein, whose protein sequence is MADETTPAEEKAGESTSEVDAAADGDESTTSVTEPAEDAGDVEDYDVEGADDTAEAVPAKPRMSHVRLATIAGLVLVLALGGLTGWLGYRAYESRQAEDLRNLFLQVGRQGALNLTTISHEHAEADVQRVLDSSTGTFYDDFQQRAAPFVEVVKQAKSKSVGTISEAGLESYSEDEAQVLVAVTVNTTNAGAPEQQPRAWRMRISVQKTGDDEAKVSNVEFVP
- a CDS encoding WS/DGAT domain-containing protein, coding for MTARRLAAVDAQTYWMSAKVPSDQFLLYGFAGTVPDLAAAVARFGDRARGCPELRLRVRDGGPLTYPQWVAADVLANQFVMHAAGSSWAECLATVAGFGSDQLDPRVAAWRLHVFPAVDGVPGSGLGTVAVVQVAHALGDGVRSSALAAWLFGRDARVSAVDGRPPFLGLTLPWRSYRAARAHRQLLRDTDAGLVPPQAGSCPALRSNSQPEGMRGVRTLLRKRSQLAGPTVTVRVLAAVSTALAAHLRELGDDPSQLRAEVPMAKPGERISHNHFGNVGVGLYPDLSTDERMARIAEDLEQRRRRAAHPAMLEADRASRAVPAPLLRWGVGRFDPTLRSPTVTGNTVVSSVNRGPADLHFGGIPVVMTAGYPSLSPMMGLTHGVHGIGETIAISVHAAESAIGDIDAYVERLDAALTADRP